From a single Daphnia pulex isolate KAP4 chromosome 2, ASM2113471v1 genomic region:
- the LOC124210427 gene encoding gastric triacylglycerol lipase-like: MKEFSIFQIFVCLAITYSFFPMDTLRMYAPSLVIRRLRNLNNWFLKLSQLMERHMIQDPETYMTTPEIIKHRGYPVETHHVITDDGYILELHRIPHGRRETRNETFDPSLIQQRRAVFLQHGMMGTDHFWMVGSTNNSLSFILADLGYDVWMGNSRGNIYSRKHISLNPDEDKEFWEFSWDEMGRYDIPNSIDYVLNVTGQPTLGAYIGYSLGVSIFFIGAIEEPRLNDKVELMIGMGPTVSSAHLKNYFRYMARFEIFYQLYQRWFGIGEVHAKNSLLHTLVRLMGKSSEFGEQMARQWLSQVFGNTDDLTKVEFHRLISHYPAGGSANTMAHLFQNYIVGESFNYYDYGPVGNLKIYGSKYSPEYNLTLVTAPAILVHADNDPFAPPEDVSWLKGQLGNLVDSIRVNCPTFCHGDFIWSHRTSELVYWPVIRLLPAPLPVTKITVNNST; this comes from the exons ATgaaagaattttcaattttccaaattttcgtttgtttggcGATCACTTATTCGTTTTTCCCCATGGACACACTGCGAATGTACGCACCCTCCCTAGTGATCAGACGTTTAAGAAATTTGAACAACTGGTTTCTCAAACTCAGCCAACTGATGGAACGCCACATGATTCAAGATCCAGAGACCTACATGACGACG CCAGAAATTATTAAACACCGAGGATATCCAGTGGAAACCCATCACGTAATTACCGATGACGGTTACATTCTGGAGTTACATCGGATTCCACATGGACGAAGGGAAACGCgaaatgaaacatttgatCCATCGCTTATTCAGCAGCGAAGAGCGGTTTTCCTGCAGCACGGAATGATGGGTACCGATCACTTTTGGATGGTCGGTTCCACCAACAACTCCTTGT CTTTCATCTTGGCGGATCTTGGATATG ATGTGTGGATGGGAAATTCGAGAGGAAACATTTATTCACGAAAACACATCAGCCTCAATCCCGATGAAGACAAGGAATTTTGGGAATTTTC ttGGGACGAAATGGGTCGGTACGATATTCCAAACAGCATCGATTACGTCCTCAATGTGACAGGACAGCCAACACTGGGCGCTTACATTGGCTATTCACTGGGCGTCAGCATCTTTTTCATCGGAGCCATCGAAGAGCCACGACTCAACGACAAAGTGGAACTGATGATTGGCATGGGACCGACTGTCAGTTCAGCCCATTTGAAAAACTACTTCCGTTACATGGCGCGATTTGAGATATTTTATCAa cTTTACCAACGCTGGTTTGGCATCGGAGAGGTTCACGCCAAAAATAGTCTGTTACACACACTCGTTCGTTTGATGGGCAAGTCAAGTGAATTCGGGGAACAGATGGCAAGGCAATGGTTGTCTCAAGTTTTCGGCAACACGGATGACTTGACCAAG GTAGAATTCCATCGCTTAATTAGTCATTATCCGGCAGGTGGGTCGGCCAATACTATGGCTCATCTTTTTCAGAATTATATTGTCG GTGAATCCTTCAACTACTACGACTATGGACCGGTTGGTAATTTGAAGATATACGGATCAAAATACTCGCCCGAGTATAATCTCACTTTGGTGACCGCACCTGCCATTTTAGTTCACGCCGATAACGATCCATTCGCTCCACCAGAG GACGTCTCTTGGCTGAAGGGTCAATTAGGTAATTTGGTGGATTCCATACGAGTAAATTGTCCGACGTTCTGTCACGGTGATTTTATTTGGTCTCATCGTACATCGGAACTTGTTTACTGGCCTGTGATCCGGCTCTTGCCCGCTCCCTTACCTGTAACAAAAATAACTGTCAATAATTCAACATGA
- the LOC124210426 gene encoding putative fatty acyl-CoA reductase CG5065: MEGNASMGHLSIVEFYENRSVFITGATGFMGKVLVEKILRSCPGVERLYLLMRPSKGQSVDYRLREFIQNEIFSKVKEQQPNVMEKITAVKGDVTLPQLGLSPSDLQLLTENVSVVFHSAATVKFNEELKTALVMNVKGPMEMLEICRKMKHLEAFVHVSTAFNNLDREKIKEEVYFNPKVNPVKLIEFLDGLDDETLKIMTPELVGECPNTYVYTKGLAEQLLETNCGSVPLAIVRPSIVTAAESEPFPGWVDNMNGATGTIAAVGKGIYRTLKINKKLVSDIIPVDYSINLMIAVAWYLATHRPTGVPVYTCTTGHRNPLTWGMLKHWTVEFWLKFPPKEMLWYPSVHCTMNDLSLKITQILFHYLPAYVMDLFMLATGKRTKWVRLYTKADKAFVPFEFFTTHQWRFISDNPIHLSKEMTAEDQEMFYFDVRKINWQSYFENYILGIRQLVFKDDPTTLPLARSNLERLYMVRQIMIFILSMILIFIFQKIFFSFSLICPQTFFLLTELVSL, encoded by the exons ATGGAGGGAAATGCAAGTATGGGTCATTTGAGCATTGTCGAATTCTACGAGAATCGATCGGTTTTTATTACGGGAGCGACGGGATTCATGGGTAAGGTTCTGGTGGAGAAGATTTTGCGATCTTGTCCTGGCGTGGAGCGTCTCTACCTGCTGATGAGACCGTCAAAGGGTCAAAGCGTCGATTACCGCCTTCGAGAATTCATCCAAAATGAG AtattcagtaaggtcaaagaACAGCAGCCAAACGTAATGGAGAAAATCACGGCCGTGAAAGGTGACGTCACACTGCCTCAACTGGGTTTGTCGCCATCCGATTTGCAGCTGTTGACTGAAAATGTGTCTGTCGTCTTCCATTCTGCCGCCACTGTTAAATTCAACGAGGAATTGAAAACGGCTCTGGTTATGAACGTGAAAGGGCCGATGGAGATGCTCGAAATTTGTCGCAAAATGAAACATCTTGAG GCATTTGTGCACGTATCAACTGCTTTCAACAATCTTGACCGGgagaaaattaaagaagagGTCTACTTCAATCCGAAAGTGAATCCagtgaaattaattgaatttctcgATGGTCTCGATGACGAAACACTTAAAATCATGACACCTGA acTAGTGGGGGAGTGTCCAAACACGTATGTTTATACCAAAGGCTTGGCCGAGCAACTTCTGGAGACGAACTGCGGAAGCGTTCCGTTGGCGATCGTCCGGCCATCCATCGTGACTGCGGCTGAAAGTGAACCTTTTCCTGGTTGGGTCGACAACATGAATGGTGCAAcag GAACAATTGCTGCTGTCGGTAAAGGGATCTATCGTACccttaaaataaacaaaaaactagTCAGTGATATCATTCCAGTTGattattcaatcaatttgaTGATTGCCGTTGCTTGGTATTTAGCAACTCACAG GCCAACTGGCGTTCCCGTCTACACTTGCACCACTGGACATCGAAACCCACTCACCTGGGGTATGCTAAAACATTGGACCGTAGAATTTTGGTTGAAGTTTCCCCCAAAAGAAATGCTGTGGTATCCCAGCGTTCATTGCACAATGAACGATCTTTCGCTCAAAATCacgcaaattttatttcactaTCTGCCAGCCTACGTGATGGACTTGTTTATGTTAGCGACGGGAAAGCGCACAAAATGG GTCCGTCTCTACACAAAAGCAGATAAAGCTTTTGttccttttgagttttttacGACACATCAGTGGCGATTTATTAGTGACAATCCAATTCACTTATCGAAGGAGATGACCGCTGAAGACCAGGAAATGTTTTACTTCGATGTCCGAAAAATAAACTGGCAAAGTTATTTCGAAAATTACATATTAGGAATTAGGCAGCTTGTTTTTAAAGATGATCCTACCACTCTTCCATTGGCCAGAAGCAATCTCGAAAG